Proteins co-encoded in one Erwinia sp. genomic window:
- the cutC gene encoding Copper homeostasis protein CutC (ID:JIFNMEKO_01203;~source:Prodigal:2.6) — protein MRKLEICCFGLDCALTAEQAGADRIELCASPAEGGLTPSAGCLALAREMIQIPVHPIVRPRGGDFCYSDLEFREITADIARIKDLGFPGVVTGVLDHEGHIDMPRMRHIMCHCEGMSVTFHRAFDICHNPLRALEQLTELGIDRILTSGQQQSAESGLALIKALSQQTQGPVIMPGAGVRLGNLHKFIAAGLTEIHSSASRVIASAMRYRKAGVSMSSAMESDEFSRIGVDADTVGAMKMALMAV, from the coding sequence ATGCGAAAACTGGAAATCTGTTGCTTCGGACTGGATTGTGCACTGACCGCCGAACAGGCAGGAGCAGACAGGATAGAACTTTGTGCGTCACCCGCTGAAGGCGGCCTGACACCCTCTGCCGGGTGTCTGGCCCTGGCGCGCGAGATGATTCAGATACCTGTACATCCTATCGTGCGTCCACGCGGGGGCGATTTTTGTTACAGTGACCTGGAATTCCGAGAGATAACTGCAGATATTGCGCGGATTAAGGATCTGGGTTTTCCCGGGGTCGTTACTGGTGTGCTTGATCACGAAGGGCATATTGATATGCCTCGTATGCGACACATCATGTGTCACTGTGAGGGGATGTCAGTCACTTTCCATCGTGCTTTCGATATTTGTCATAATCCACTGCGGGCACTCGAACAACTGACAGAGTTAGGTATTGACCGTATTTTGACGTCCGGACAGCAGCAGAGTGCCGAGAGTGGATTAGCCCTAATTAAAGCGCTGAGTCAGCAAACACAAGGTCCGGTTATTATGCCCGGTGCCGGAGTTCGTCTGGGTAATCTGCATAAATTTATTGCGGCAGGGCTGACGGAAATCCATAGTTCAGCCAGTCGCGTGATCGCTTCGGCAATGCGTTACCGGAAAGCGGGGGTATCAATGAGTTCTGCAATGGAATCGGATGAGTTCAGCCGGATCGGGGTTGATGCAGATACGGTGGGTGCGATGAAAATGGCATTAATGGCAGTCTGA
- the patB_2 gene encoding Cystathionine beta-lyase PatB (ID:JIFNMEKO_01202;~source:Prodigal:2.6), which translates to MTPDFDQWVDRRHTNSLKWEKYGERDILPLWVADMDFRSPRCVTDALQQRVAHGVFGYGASHHAVTELLISRMAERYNWHIRPEWLVFYRV; encoded by the coding sequence ATGACACCGGATTTTGACCAATGGGTAGATCGACGTCACACCAATAGCCTGAAATGGGAAAAATATGGCGAACGGGATATTTTACCGTTATGGGTGGCCGACATGGATTTTCGCTCTCCGCGGTGCGTAACTGACGCTTTGCAACAGCGTGTGGCACACGGCGTGTTCGGATACGGTGCCTCTCACCATGCTGTTACAGAGCTGCTGATTAGCCGAATGGCAGAACGTTATAACTGGCATATTCGCCCTGAATGGCTGGTTTTTTACCGGGTATAG
- the cmoB gene encoding tRNA U34 carboxymethyltransferase (ID:JIFNMEKO_01204;~source:Prodigal:2.6): MDFGPFYQQIATGPLAHWLETLPAQIAAWQREQLHGHFKNWQRAVEHLPALTPESCDLQYSVSADNPQLSDRQRAGIKNLLTTLMPWRKGPYSLYGVDIDTEWRSDWKWDRVLPHLSPLAGRTTLDVGCGSGYHLWRMVGAGASLAVGIDPMQLFLCQFEAVRKLLGNDRRAHLLPLGIEQLPLLNAFDTVFSMGVLYHRRSPLDHLLQLKNQLVSEGELVLETLVIEGDEHAVLVPGERYAQMRNVYFIPSAAALKNWLGKCGFVDVRIVGHCQTTPDEQRRTAWMTSESLAEFLNPQNPALTVEGYPAPLRAVLVARKP, encoded by the coding sequence ATGGATTTTGGCCCTTTTTACCAGCAAATCGCGACCGGCCCCCTTGCACACTGGCTGGAAACACTTCCGGCACAAATAGCCGCATGGCAACGGGAACAACTGCACGGGCATTTTAAGAACTGGCAACGCGCTGTAGAACACCTTCCTGCACTGACACCAGAGAGCTGTGATTTACAATACAGTGTCAGTGCTGATAATCCCCAACTTTCCGATCGTCAGCGTGCAGGGATAAAAAACCTGCTGACCACGCTGATGCCATGGCGAAAAGGTCCTTACTCGCTGTATGGTGTCGATATTGACACCGAATGGCGCTCCGACTGGAAATGGGATCGTGTATTACCACACCTTTCCCCATTAGCAGGTCGTACCACTCTTGATGTCGGCTGTGGCAGTGGTTATCACCTGTGGCGAATGGTCGGTGCCGGGGCATCACTGGCAGTGGGTATTGACCCAATGCAGCTTTTCTTATGTCAGTTTGAAGCGGTGAGAAAGCTACTTGGCAACGATCGTCGTGCTCATCTGTTACCTTTAGGGATTGAACAGTTACCCCTGCTCAATGCGTTTGATACTGTATTTTCTATGGGGGTTCTCTATCACCGTCGCTCTCCTTTAGATCATCTCTTGCAGCTCAAAAACCAGTTAGTGAGTGAAGGTGAACTGGTGCTGGAAACACTGGTGATTGAAGGTGATGAACATGCCGTTCTGGTCCCCGGTGAACGGTATGCACAGATGCGCAATGTCTATTTTATTCCTTCCGCTGCGGCGCTGAAAAATTGGCTGGGAAAATGTGGTTTTGTCGATGTGCGTATTGTTGGTCACTGCCAGACCACCCCGGATGAACAGCGACGTACCGCATGGATGACCAGCGAATCACTTGCCGAGTTTCTCAATCCTCAAAACCCGGCGCTGACTGTGGAGGGCTACCCGGCCCCGCTGCGCGCGGTGTTGGTTGCCAGAAAGCCCTGA
- the flhE gene encoding Flagellar protein FlhE (ID:JIFNMEKO_01198;~source:Prodigal:2.6) — translation MKRLVFLMLLLVAEGARADSAWQASAPGPGIINLGMQLASPPLTSPEPVSGEMTTIVWRYRLNGPAPADFRVYLCSTSRCTEIEGARGSTRALYHINAAEPLHFVYGVPGTGRLNRKVQVVSNEVMVNYRPAP, via the coding sequence ATGAAGAGGCTAGTGTTTTTGATGCTGTTACTGGTGGCTGAAGGTGCCCGGGCCGACAGCGCCTGGCAAGCCAGCGCACCGGGACCTGGTATCATTAATCTGGGAATGCAACTGGCCTCACCGCCACTTACTTCGCCGGAACCCGTGAGCGGTGAGATGACGACCATTGTCTGGCGCTACAGGCTAAATGGCCCTGCACCGGCAGACTTTCGGGTTTACTTATGTTCCACTTCGCGTTGCACTGAGATAGAAGGGGCAAGAGGTTCCACCCGTGCGCTTTACCATATCAATGCTGCCGAACCTCTGCATTTTGTTTATGGTGTTCCTGGTACCGGGAGACTGAACAGAAAAGTGCAAGTGGTCAGTAATGAAGTGATGGTTAATTACCGCCCGGCCCCCTGA
- the yecD gene encoding Isochorismatase family protein YecD (ID:JIFNMEKO_01206;~source:Prodigal:2.6) yields MLTLNPSQTALVLIDLQEGILPFAKGPYSADDVVAWAAEVADSFRAAGAPVILVRVGWHNNFGDALKQPVDKPMPSGVLPDNWWTFPAALRHQAQDILVMKHQWGAFYGTDLELQLRRRGIDTVVLGGISTNIGVESTARDAWERGFQLVFAEQLCTAGSSEEHQNSFATVFPRIGRVRSNAEIISALHP; encoded by the coding sequence ATGTTAACACTCAATCCCTCTCAAACAGCGTTGGTACTTATCGATCTTCAGGAAGGTATTTTACCCTTTGCCAAAGGCCCCTATTCCGCGGATGATGTTGTCGCCTGGGCAGCTGAGGTAGCCGATAGCTTTCGCGCAGCGGGAGCTCCCGTGATATTAGTTCGTGTTGGCTGGCATAATAATTTTGGCGATGCCCTGAAACAACCAGTAGATAAACCCATGCCGTCTGGGGTTCTGCCAGATAACTGGTGGACATTCCCGGCTGCACTACGCCATCAGGCACAAGATATTCTGGTGATGAAACATCAGTGGGGTGCCTTTTATGGGACTGATCTGGAACTGCAACTGCGCCGCCGTGGTATAGATACCGTGGTACTCGGTGGTATATCTACCAATATTGGCGTTGAGTCTACAGCACGAGATGCGTGGGAGCGGGGCTTCCAGCTTGTGTTTGCTGAACAGTTATGTACCGCCGGCAGCAGTGAAGAGCATCAAAACAGTTTTGCCACCGTTTTCCCGCGTATTGGCCGGGTACGCAGCAATGCTGAAATCATCAGTGCACTTCATCCCTGA
- the patB_1 gene encoding Cystathionine beta-lyase PatB (ID:JIFNMEKO_01201;~source:Prodigal:2.6): MAGFLPGIVSGLHLTVRSVTQSGENVVLPQTVYPPFYRACEAAGRETVSAPFSLQAGHWTIDLQAIENKLSGHEKLLMLCNPHNPGGTVYSKQASLSQLAFAQRHDLFICSDEIHCDLILNQQPHIPIASLNADAEQRTVTLISPSKTFNIAGLGASVAIIANPQLRKQFQQARMGITPDANILAWVAAEAAWRDGQPWLDALLAYLRSAAELLSERVNRLPAVSMVAPEATYLAWIDVSALQLTDPIRYFESHGLGFSAGADFGDARFIRFIFATDRPHLEQAIQRLEKAVQQRADALCL, translated from the coding sequence ATGGCTGGTTTTTTACCGGGTATAGTGAGTGGCTTGCATCTCACGGTGCGAAGCGTGACACAATCGGGTGAGAACGTCGTTCTTCCCCAAACCGTTTATCCCCCTTTTTACCGCGCCTGCGAAGCAGCGGGTCGTGAAACCGTTTCAGCCCCTTTTTCGTTACAAGCGGGACACTGGACGATAGATCTGCAGGCGATAGAAAACAAACTGTCAGGACACGAAAAATTACTGATGCTTTGCAATCCACACAATCCAGGCGGCACTGTTTATTCGAAACAAGCATCATTATCGCAGCTGGCTTTTGCGCAACGTCATGATCTCTTTATCTGCTCTGATGAGATTCACTGTGACCTGATCCTCAACCAGCAACCACACATTCCGATAGCTTCACTGAATGCGGACGCCGAACAACGCACCGTTACGTTGATCTCGCCATCCAAAACCTTCAACATCGCCGGATTAGGTGCATCGGTGGCGATTATCGCTAATCCTCAATTGCGCAAACAGTTCCAGCAGGCACGCATGGGAATCACTCCGGACGCCAACATCCTTGCCTGGGTAGCAGCAGAAGCTGCCTGGCGTGATGGTCAGCCATGGCTCGATGCGCTGTTAGCTTATCTGCGGAGCGCTGCAGAACTTCTCAGCGAGCGCGTTAACCGATTGCCCGCAGTATCGATGGTTGCCCCAGAGGCAACTTATTTAGCCTGGATTGATGTTAGCGCACTGCAACTCACGGATCCCATCCGTTATTTCGAGAGTCATGGGTTGGGGTTCAGCGCCGGAGCCGATTTCGGCGATGCGCGTTTTATCCGCTTCATTTTTGCCACTGACCGCCCCCACCTGGAGCAGGCTATCCAGCGACTGGAGAAAGCGGTTCAGCAACGTGCCGATGCGCTCTGTTTATAA
- the cmoA gene encoding Carboxy-S-adenosyl-L-methionine synthase (ID:JIFNMEKO_01205;~source:Prodigal:2.6): MSDRDTLFAVPIAQLGDWTFDGRVAEVFPDMIQRSVPGYSNIISMIGMLAERFVQPDSVVYDLGCSLGAATLAVRRHIRVAGCRIIAVDNSPAMVARCRRHLDAFRAETPVEVIEADIRQIVIENASLVVLNFTLQFLAPEERQQLLTTIFNGLRPGGALVLSEKFSFADTDVDTLLFDMHHDFKRANGYSELEISQKRSMLENVMLTDTVDTHKTRLRAAGFTHADLWFQCFNFGSLIALKAGNK, from the coding sequence ATGTCTGACCGCGATACGCTGTTTGCCGTGCCCATCGCTCAACTCGGCGACTGGACATTCGATGGGCGCGTAGCTGAAGTTTTTCCTGATATGATTCAGCGTTCTGTGCCTGGCTACTCTAACATCATTTCGATGATTGGTATGCTGGCTGAACGTTTTGTGCAACCTGACTCCGTCGTCTACGATCTCGGCTGTTCGCTGGGTGCAGCAACGCTGGCTGTCAGACGCCACATTCGTGTTGCCGGATGCCGCATTATTGCCGTTGATAATTCACCCGCAATGGTCGCTCGTTGCAGACGTCATCTTGATGCCTTTCGTGCAGAGACACCAGTAGAGGTCATTGAGGCTGATATCCGTCAGATCGTGATAGAAAATGCGTCGCTGGTGGTACTCAATTTCACGTTACAATTTCTTGCCCCGGAAGAGCGTCAGCAACTTCTGACCACTATTTTCAATGGGCTGCGTCCCGGCGGCGCGCTGGTGCTGTCAGAGAAATTCAGTTTCGCCGATACGGATGTCGACACTCTGTTGTTCGATATGCATCATGACTTCAAACGTGCGAATGGTTACAGTGAGTTAGAAATAAGCCAGAAACGTAGCATGCTGGAGAATGTGATGCTCACCGATACTGTGGATACACATAAAACTCGCTTACGTGCTGCCGGTTTCACTCATGCTGATTTATGGTTCCAGTGTTTCAATTTTGGCTCGTTGATTGCTCTGAAAGCAGGAAATAAATAA
- the flhA_2 gene encoding Flagellar biosynthesis protein FlhA (ID:JIFNMEKO_01197;~source:Prodigal:2.6): MPKLTEELIPGVITLTVLHKVLQTLLSERVPIRDMRTIIETLAEHATVQTDPHELTSVVRVALGRTITQQWFPGQGEIQVIGLDSTLERLLLQALQGGGGL, translated from the coding sequence ATGCCAAAACTAACAGAAGAGCTGATCCCAGGTGTTATCACACTGACAGTGCTGCACAAAGTGTTGCAGACCCTGTTATCTGAACGGGTGCCCATTCGTGATATGCGCACTATTATTGAGACACTGGCGGAACACGCGACTGTACAAACTGATCCTCACGAGCTCACTTCAGTCGTGCGTGTTGCTCTGGGGCGTACGATTACTCAGCAGTGGTTCCCAGGTCAGGGCGAGATTCAGGTTATTGGTCTTGATAGCACGCTGGAAAGGTTGTTATTGCAAGCGTTGCAGGGGGGCGGCGGCCTTTAA
- the flhA_1 gene encoding Flagellar biosynthesis protein FlhA (ID:JIFNMEKO_01196;~source:Prodigal:2.6), with the protein MANLAALLRIPNMKDTQWQVMAGPVLILMILSMMVLPLPPFILDLLFTFNIVLSIMVLLVAMFTQRTLEFAAFPTILLFSTLLRLALNVASTRVILLDGHTGAAAAGHVVEAFGHFLVGGNFAIGIVVFIILVIINFMVITKGAGRIAEVGALFVLDGMPGKQMAIDADLNAGIIGEDEAKKRRSEVTQEADFYGSMDGASKFVRGDAIAGIMIMVINVVGGLLVGVIQHGMDMGHAAETYTLLTIGDGLVAQIPALVISTAAGVIVTRVSTGQDVGEQMVTQLFKNPRVMMLSAGVIGLLGLVPGMPNLVFLLFTAALLGLAWYLKGKTNPAQNESVVTSSTANTPATIEASWSDVQLEDSLGMEVGYRLIPMVDPIQNGELLGRIRSIRKKFAQEMGFLPPVVHIRDNMDLPPARYRILMKGVEIGSGEAYPGRWMAINPGTAAGVLPGEVTIDPAFGLKAVWIDSALKEQAQIQGFTVVEASTVVATHLNHLIGQYASELFGRQEAQ; encoded by the coding sequence ATGGCGAATCTGGCGGCACTGCTCCGCATTCCGAATATGAAAGATACCCAGTGGCAGGTGATGGCGGGCCCCGTGCTCATCCTGATGATCCTGTCGATGATGGTACTCCCCCTACCGCCTTTTATTCTTGATTTGTTGTTCACCTTTAATATTGTGCTGTCGATTATGGTGTTGCTGGTGGCTATGTTCACACAACGCACACTCGAATTTGCCGCTTTTCCGACTATTTTGCTGTTTTCTACCCTGCTACGTCTGGCACTCAACGTTGCCTCAACACGGGTTATCCTGCTGGACGGACATACAGGTGCTGCGGCTGCCGGGCATGTTGTTGAGGCCTTTGGTCACTTCCTTGTAGGTGGTAATTTCGCTATCGGTATCGTGGTGTTCATTATCTTAGTGATTATCAACTTTATGGTAATTACCAAAGGTGCTGGTCGTATTGCCGAGGTAGGGGCGCTCTTCGTGCTTGATGGTATGCCGGGCAAACAGATGGCAATTGATGCCGATTTGAATGCCGGAATAATTGGCGAAGATGAGGCAAAGAAACGCCGCTCGGAAGTGACTCAGGAAGCAGACTTTTACGGTTCAATGGATGGTGCGAGTAAATTTGTCCGTGGTGATGCGATCGCCGGGATCATGATCATGGTTATCAACGTGGTCGGTGGTTTGCTTGTTGGGGTAATACAGCATGGCATGGATATGGGACATGCAGCAGAAACATACACGCTCTTGACGATCGGTGATGGTCTGGTTGCACAGATCCCCGCTCTGGTCATCTCAACTGCCGCAGGTGTGATTGTCACTCGCGTCAGTACTGGCCAGGATGTGGGTGAACAGATGGTGACACAGCTGTTCAAAAATCCGCGAGTAATGATGCTAAGTGCCGGTGTGATTGGTCTGCTCGGTCTGGTGCCGGGCATGCCTAATCTGGTGTTTCTGCTTTTTACCGCAGCATTGCTGGGGCTGGCCTGGTATCTGAAAGGAAAAACAAACCCGGCACAAAATGAATCAGTGGTGACATCCAGCACTGCCAACACACCTGCCACGATTGAAGCGTCATGGAGTGACGTGCAGCTTGAAGATTCGTTAGGCATGGAAGTAGGCTATCGGCTAATTCCCATGGTTGATCCGATTCAAAATGGTGAGTTACTTGGGCGTATCCGCAGTATCCGGAAAAAGTTCGCTCAGGAAATGGGTTTTTTACCCCCGGTGGTACACATCCGTGACAATATGGATCTGCCGCCGGCACGTTACCGTATTTTAATGAAAGGGGTAGAAATCGGCAGTGGAGAAGCCTACCCTGGACGCTGGATGGCAATCAATCCAGGTACGGCCGCTGGTGTTCTGCCTGGTGAAGTGACCATTGATCCTGCATTTGGTCTTAAAGCCGTCTGGATTGACAGCGCATTAAAAGAGCAGGCTCAGATCCAGGGCTTTACGGTGGTGGAGGCGAGCACGGTGGTCGCTACTCACCTTAATCACCTGATTGGGCAATATGCGAGTGAACTGTTTGGCCGTCAGGAAGCACAATAG
- the yecM gene encoding Protein YecM (ID:JIFNMEKO_01200;~source:Prodigal:2.6), whose translation MNLFSEITELRELHHDLSRFTAELETLAQRVGLSLAELTADHIALRCHQNSTAERWKAGLLQAGTLFSEKIINGRPIALFSLRTPVSVGPLAFSVVELPWPGDKLYRHEGWEHIEIVLPGAPETLAARALALLSDQGLAEPGISVKHRSPRGEGETLPNPTLAVTDGKVTIKFHPWLLSEIVSREN comes from the coding sequence ATGAATCTATTTAGTGAAATAACTGAGTTACGGGAGCTGCACCATGACTTATCCCGTTTCACTGCGGAACTCGAGACATTGGCACAACGTGTAGGTTTATCACTTGCCGAATTGACTGCTGATCATATCGCATTACGCTGCCATCAGAACAGCACAGCAGAACGCTGGAAAGCGGGACTACTGCAAGCGGGCACGTTATTTTCAGAAAAAATTATCAATGGAAGGCCGATTGCACTTTTCAGTCTCAGAACACCCGTCTCAGTAGGGCCGTTAGCTTTTTCCGTTGTCGAACTGCCCTGGCCTGGTGATAAGCTCTATCGTCATGAAGGCTGGGAACATATTGAAATTGTATTACCTGGAGCACCAGAAACCCTGGCAGCGCGCGCACTGGCACTTCTATCTGATCAGGGACTGGCTGAGCCAGGTATTTCGGTCAAACATCGTTCTCCCCGTGGAGAAGGTGAGACATTACCCAACCCTACGCTGGCGGTCACGGATGGCAAAGTGACGATCAAATTCCACCCGTGGCTGCTCAGTGAGATCGTCAGCCGTGAAAACTAA
- the argS gene encoding Arginine--tRNA ligase (ID:JIFNMEKO_01199;~source:Prodigal:2.6) — MNIQALLSEKVTHAMRMAGAPADSEALVRQSAKVQFGDYQANGIMAAAKKMGMVPRQLAEQVVTHLDLTGISHKVDIAGPGFINIFLDPAWLASQVDAALASPRLGVAVAPAQTVVVDYSAPNVAKEMHVGHVRSTIIGDAAVRTLEFLGHHVIRANHVGDWGTQFGMLIAFLEKQQTEHQEAIALADLEAFYREAKRTYDEDADFAERARSYVVKLQSGDAYCREMWKKLVDITMTQNQLIYDRMNVTLGREDVMGESLYNPMLPLIVADLKAKGLAVESEGATVVFLDEYQNKDGEPMGVIIQKKDGGYLYTTTDIACAKYRYETLKADRVIYYIDSRQHQHLMQAWTIVRKAGYVPETVTLEHHAFGMMLGKDGKPFKTRAGGTIKLADLLDEAVDRATTLIREKNPEMPEADLKKLADSVGIGAIKYADLSKSRTTDYIFDWDNMLAFEGNTAPYMQYAYARVISMFRKAALTESDLAGNTTISEPREAALAARLLQFEETIAVVAREGTPHVMCSYLYDLAGLFSGFYEHCPILSTEDETIRLSRLRLAMLTAKTLKLGLDTLGIDTPERM, encoded by the coding sequence GTGAATATTCAGGCACTCCTCTCAGAAAAAGTCACTCATGCAATGCGTATGGCGGGTGCGCCAGCTGACAGTGAAGCCCTCGTCAGGCAGTCAGCAAAAGTGCAGTTTGGTGATTACCAGGCCAATGGCATTATGGCAGCAGCTAAAAAAATGGGAATGGTGCCTCGTCAACTCGCCGAGCAAGTTGTTACCCATCTTGATCTGACCGGTATCAGTCATAAAGTTGATATTGCCGGGCCTGGTTTTATCAATATTTTTCTTGACCCCGCCTGGCTGGCATCGCAGGTTGATGCCGCGCTTGCTTCCCCTCGCCTGGGCGTCGCCGTGGCACCTGCTCAAACTGTGGTTGTGGACTACTCTGCACCTAATGTTGCTAAAGAGATGCATGTTGGCCATGTGCGCTCAACCATTATTGGTGATGCTGCAGTGCGTACGCTTGAGTTTTTAGGGCACCATGTCATTCGTGCTAATCACGTTGGTGACTGGGGAACACAATTCGGTATGCTGATCGCGTTTCTGGAAAAACAACAAACTGAGCATCAGGAAGCGATTGCACTGGCTGATTTGGAAGCCTTTTACCGCGAAGCCAAACGGACCTACGACGAAGACGCAGATTTCGCTGAACGTGCCCGAAGCTATGTGGTGAAACTCCAGAGCGGTGATGCCTATTGCCGTGAAATGTGGAAAAAACTGGTGGATATCACCATGACGCAGAATCAGCTTATCTACGATCGGATGAATGTCACCCTCGGACGCGAAGATGTGATGGGTGAAAGCCTGTACAATCCTATGCTGCCTCTGATTGTCGCCGATCTGAAAGCCAAAGGCCTGGCTGTAGAGAGCGAAGGTGCTACCGTTGTTTTTCTCGATGAATATCAGAATAAAGACGGTGAACCTATGGGGGTTATTATCCAGAAAAAGGATGGTGGCTATCTGTATACCACCACTGATATTGCCTGTGCAAAGTACCGTTATGAAACGCTGAAAGCTGATCGCGTCATCTACTATATTGACTCACGTCAGCATCAGCACCTGATGCAAGCCTGGACTATCGTACGTAAAGCCGGTTACGTACCGGAGACAGTGACTCTTGAACACCATGCTTTCGGCATGATGTTAGGTAAAGATGGTAAGCCGTTTAAAACACGTGCGGGGGGGACTATTAAGCTCGCTGATCTGCTGGATGAAGCTGTTGATCGCGCTACCACACTGATTCGTGAAAAAAACCCGGAGATGCCTGAAGCTGACCTGAAAAAGCTGGCTGACAGTGTTGGTATCGGTGCAATCAAATATGCCGATTTATCAAAAAGCCGTACCACTGACTATATTTTCGACTGGGACAATATGCTGGCCTTTGAAGGCAACACTGCACCTTATATGCAATATGCCTATGCGCGGGTTATCTCTATGTTCCGTAAAGCCGCTCTGACAGAGTCTGATCTCGCGGGCAATACCACAATCAGTGAGCCACGAGAAGCCGCACTGGCGGCTCGCTTATTGCAGTTCGAAGAGACTATCGCGGTAGTGGCAAGAGAAGGTACACCTCATGTGATGTGTAGTTACTTGTATGATCTGGCAGGGCTGTTTTCAGGTTTTTACGAGCACTGTCCAATTCTCAGCACAGAAGATGAGACAATTCGTCTGAGTCGTTTACGTCTGGCGATGCTGACAGCAAAAACCCTTAAGCTGGGGCTGGATACACTAGGCATTGATACACCGGAAAGAATGTAA